The Methanomassiliicoccales archaeon genome has a segment encoding these proteins:
- a CDS encoding dihydrofolate reductase family protein, with translation MRPRVIVNCAMSPDGKIAGTERRQLRISSPEDMERVRMLRSECQAILVGAGTILADDPHLTIKGLPPERQSLRVVLDPRGKVPETSLILDDRARTLMVTFEDCVRDYPGAETVRLGKGKIDLGALLDLLGARGISNLLVEGGGETIFSFFEARLVDVYSVYVGDFIIGGREAPSPVDGDGFRPGEHVFMRLTSFERLGGGVHLTYEVKRDG, from the coding sequence ATGAGGCCCAGGGTGATTGTCAATTGCGCCATGTCCCCGGACGGCAAGATCGCCGGGACCGAGAGACGACAGCTGCGCATCTCCTCCCCGGAGGACATGGAGAGGGTGAGGATGCTGCGTTCCGAATGCCAAGCCATACTAGTAGGGGCGGGAACGATCCTGGCCGACGACCCGCATCTAACGATCAAAGGGCTGCCGCCGGAGAGGCAGTCGCTGAGGGTGGTGCTGGACCCCCGGGGGAAGGTGCCGGAGACCTCATTGATCCTCGACGACCGGGCGCGCACCCTGATGGTGACCTTCGAGGATTGCGTACGTGACTATCCCGGGGCGGAGACGGTGCGCTTGGGCAAGGGGAAGATAGACCTCGGCGCCCTGCTGGACCTGTTAGGGGCGCGAGGGATATCCAACCTCTTGGTGGAAGGAGGTGGGGAGACCATATTCTCCTTCTTCGAGGCTAGACTGGTAGACGTCTATTCCGTGTACGTCGGCGATTTCATCATCGGAGGGAGGGAGGCGCCCAGCCCGGTGGACGGGGACGGCTTCCGGCCCGGGGAGCACGTGTTCATGCGCCTGACCTCCTTCGAAAGGCTGGGGGGCGGAGTGCACCTCACCTACGAGGTCAAGAGGGATGGCTGA
- a CDS encoding PAC2 family protein: MSDFDIIELKRSNLKGATVIEGFSSIGLVGSITANYLVNLLDMDLIAVVDSPYLPSVSIVRDGVPYSPVRVYSGNINEKGNEKIVVIVSEFEPPSEILKPLAWAIMDWVEHKGCTMVISPEGLANKSGEEVDEEQEKKDAANFKVYAVASTPRARTLLIKNDIPIFENGVVVGLAGVLLNEGVNRNFDVVSILSEAHSDYPDARAAAAATEAIDKLLLHTQLDTQPLLEEAALIEEALKEIKVKTGESEELAKKRSIMYG, from the coding sequence ATGAGCGATTTCGACATTATCGAGCTGAAAAGGTCCAATCTGAAAGGCGCCACGGTCATCGAAGGCTTCTCCAGCATCGGCTTGGTCGGTTCCATCACCGCCAACTATCTGGTCAACCTGCTGGACATGGACCTGATAGCGGTCGTCGATTCCCCCTACCTGCCTTCAGTGTCCATCGTCCGGGATGGCGTCCCCTATTCCCCGGTGCGGGTGTACTCCGGCAACATCAACGAGAAGGGCAACGAGAAGATCGTGGTCATCGTCTCCGAGTTCGAGCCCCCGTCAGAGATACTCAAGCCCCTGGCCTGGGCCATCATGGACTGGGTGGAGCATAAGGGCTGCACCATGGTCATATCCCCCGAGGGGCTGGCCAACAAGTCCGGCGAAGAGGTGGACGAGGAACAGGAGAAGAAGGACGCCGCCAACTTCAAGGTCTACGCCGTGGCCTCCACTCCCCGGGCCCGGACCCTCCTGATCAAGAACGACATTCCCATATTCGAGAACGGGGTGGTGGTCGGTCTGGCCGGAGTGCTGCTGAACGAGGGCGTGAACCGCAACTTCGACGTGGTGTCCATACTGTCCGAGGCGCATTCCGACTATCCAGACGCCCGGGCGGCCGCCGCCGCCACCGAGGCCATCGACAAACTGTTATTGCACACCCAGCTGGACACCCAGCCTCTGCTGGAAGAGGCCGCGCTCATCGAAGAGGCCTTGAAGGAGATAAAGGTGAAGACCGGGGAGAGCGAGGAGCTGGCCAAGAAGCGCTCCATCATGTACGGCTGA
- the rtcA gene encoding RNA 3'-terminal phosphate cyclase produces MIELDGSHGEGGGQLLRTALSLSVLTGQDLLITKIRAGRPDPGLKPQHLAGVRLITNLCNAEVVGDEVGSQRLEFRPGALVGGTYKFDVGTAGSLTLLIQTVLPALVLSPVRTELELVGGTDVRWSPPVDHYRMVLLPLIRRMGAQVEMEVEARGFYPRGGGKVRLKVSGGELRKLSLDERGELRRITGVSFVQNLPGHVAQRMADAVRRNLLGMDVQMRFETGTGDSTGAGVVLTAEYENTIIGWSSRGEKGMSAEVVGREAASGLTKEMEGGGTLDAHTADQLLPFLALAGQDSEFTVREVSGHLGTQIWLVPHYLPVRFEMTEGAPFRVRISRT; encoded by the coding sequence ATGATAGAGCTGGACGGGTCGCATGGCGAGGGCGGGGGGCAGCTGCTGCGGACAGCGCTGTCCCTTTCCGTGCTCACCGGACAGGACCTGCTCATCACCAAGATCAGGGCAGGGCGTCCTGACCCGGGGCTCAAGCCCCAGCACCTGGCCGGGGTTCGCCTCATCACCAACCTCTGCAACGCCGAGGTGGTCGGGGACGAGGTCGGCTCTCAGCGGCTGGAGTTCCGACCGGGGGCTTTGGTCGGCGGGACGTATAAGTTCGACGTGGGAACGGCCGGCAGCCTGACCCTGCTGATCCAGACGGTGCTTCCTGCGCTGGTCCTCTCTCCAGTAAGGACGGAGCTGGAGCTGGTCGGCGGTACCGATGTGCGCTGGTCGCCTCCGGTGGACCATTACCGGATGGTGCTCCTACCATTGATAAGGCGCATGGGGGCCCAGGTGGAGATGGAGGTCGAGGCCAGAGGGTTCTATCCTCGGGGAGGAGGAAAAGTGCGCCTGAAGGTTTCGGGCGGGGAACTGCGGAAGCTATCCCTCGATGAACGGGGGGAGCTGCGCCGCATCACCGGCGTATCGTTCGTCCAGAACCTGCCCGGGCACGTGGCCCAGCGTATGGCGGATGCGGTTCGGCGAAACCTGCTTGGAATGGACGTTCAGATGCGGTTCGAGACGGGAACGGGCGATTCGACCGGGGCCGGGGTGGTCCTGACGGCGGAGTACGAGAACACCATTATCGGCTGGAGCTCGCGGGGGGAGAAGGGCATGTCGGCGGAGGTGGTGGGCCGGGAGGCCGCGTCGGGCCTGACCAAGGAGATGGAGGGCGGAGGGACCTTGGACGCGCATACCGCGGACCAGCTGTTACCGTTCCTGGCGCTGGCCGGACAGGATTCCGAGTTCACCGTGCGGGAGGTGAGCGGACACCTGGGCACGCAGATTTGGTTGGTGCCTCATTACCTCCCCGTGCGCTTCGAGATGACCGAGGGCGCGCCCTTCCGGGTCCGGATCAGCCGTACATGA
- a CDS encoding cation-translocating P-type ATPase, producing the protein MSTEFHAMSGEETLSALGSGPEGLSAAEAADRLLRYGPNELSEGRKISPLKIFLEQFKDFMVIILIIAAIISGAIASIKGSNEEWLDAAVIMIIVIINATLGFVQTYRAEKTMQALKDMAAPKANVIRDGKEQCVPSRDLVPGDIILLAAGDKISADARLLDSANLKTNEASLTGESLSVNKRAGEVLAEGAFLSDRINMIFSGCTVDHGRGKAVVISTGMLTQLGNIAKMVQYEDEDTPLQKKLDKLGKQLGLMIFGVCIFIFVVGLTRGVPAEEMFLTAVSLAVAAIPEGLPAIVTISLALGLQRMAKRKAVMRKLPAVESLGSATVICTDKTGTLTKGEMNIREIFMTEAINVSGEGFEPKGTFSLPGGVMDADDRGDLSMLLVAGALCNDSSLYQEEGKWKVRGDPTEGTLIVTARKGGVDVDKITKDSPRIFELSFDSVKKRMTTVHEVDGRKYAFMKGAAEKVVPLCTKRRAKGQIVDLIPQTVESVLAQNNDMAGRALRVLAIAMRDVTDVPLEEAALEKDFTLLGLVGMIDAPRKEAMEAVKKCHTAGIRVIMITGDHELTARAIAVEMGIAKPGKDKVINGQMLETASDQELTELLKEVNVFARVAPEHKVRIVEMLQNQGQIVAMTGDGVNDAPALKKADIGVAMGITGTDVSKEASQMVLMDDNFASIVNAVEEGRGVYDNIKKFVTFLLACNSGEVTAMFVASLIFVEPQFMPFLLPIQLLWMNLVTDGLPALALGIDPTPKDIMERPPNAPNEPPVNRSNAIRILAVGSIFAISTLLAFWLEYWDATNVLGLADADAVMHARTVAFCTIVFAQLFYAFSARSATKTLWRIGIFTNTKLVAAIEVSVLLQLAVVYLPGLSDAFRTSPLDLEEWLILLPMSLCAFAFNELWKVVAARKARRSE; encoded by the coding sequence ATGTCTACGGAATTCCACGCGATGAGTGGAGAGGAGACCCTGAGCGCTTTGGGCAGCGGTCCCGAGGGGCTTTCCGCCGCCGAGGCCGCGGATAGGTTGCTGCGCTACGGTCCCAACGAGCTGAGTGAGGGCCGCAAGATCTCCCCGCTCAAGATCTTCTTGGAACAGTTCAAGGATTTCATGGTCATCATTTTGATAATCGCCGCCATCATTTCCGGCGCCATCGCCAGCATCAAAGGGTCCAACGAGGAATGGCTGGACGCGGCGGTCATCATGATCATCGTCATCATCAACGCCACCCTCGGGTTCGTTCAAACCTACAGGGCGGAAAAGACCATGCAGGCGCTGAAGGACATGGCCGCCCCCAAGGCCAACGTGATTCGCGACGGAAAGGAGCAGTGCGTTCCCTCCAGGGATCTGGTCCCGGGAGACATCATATTGCTGGCGGCCGGGGACAAGATATCGGCCGACGCCAGGCTGCTCGATTCGGCCAACCTGAAGACCAACGAGGCCTCGCTGACCGGAGAATCCCTGTCGGTCAACAAGCGCGCCGGAGAGGTGTTGGCTGAGGGCGCCTTCCTGTCCGACCGCATTAACATGATATTCTCCGGCTGCACCGTGGACCATGGACGTGGAAAGGCCGTGGTCATCTCCACCGGCATGCTGACCCAGCTGGGCAACATCGCCAAGATGGTCCAGTACGAGGACGAGGACACTCCCCTGCAGAAAAAGCTCGACAAACTGGGAAAGCAGCTGGGGCTGATGATCTTCGGCGTGTGCATATTCATATTCGTCGTGGGGCTGACCCGGGGCGTCCCGGCCGAGGAGATGTTCCTTACCGCGGTCAGCCTGGCGGTGGCGGCCATCCCCGAGGGGTTGCCGGCCATCGTGACCATCTCGTTGGCGTTAGGATTGCAGCGCATGGCCAAGCGCAAGGCGGTCATGCGCAAGCTGCCGGCGGTGGAATCACTGGGCAGCGCCACGGTGATATGCACGGACAAGACCGGCACCCTGACCAAGGGCGAGATGAACATCCGCGAGATATTCATGACCGAGGCCATCAACGTCAGCGGCGAGGGCTTCGAGCCCAAGGGCACCTTCTCCCTGCCGGGGGGGGTCATGGACGCCGACGACCGGGGGGACCTCTCCATGCTGCTGGTGGCCGGCGCCCTGTGCAACGATTCCTCCCTCTATCAGGAGGAGGGCAAGTGGAAGGTGCGGGGAGACCCCACCGAGGGCACGTTGATCGTTACCGCCCGCAAGGGCGGCGTTGACGTGGATAAGATCACCAAAGACAGCCCGCGCATCTTCGAGCTTTCATTTGATTCGGTGAAGAAGCGCATGACCACCGTGCACGAGGTGGACGGTCGAAAGTATGCGTTCATGAAAGGCGCGGCGGAGAAGGTGGTCCCGCTGTGCACCAAGCGCCGTGCGAAAGGCCAGATCGTGGACCTCATCCCGCAGACGGTCGAGTCCGTCCTGGCCCAGAACAACGATATGGCCGGGCGCGCGTTGAGAGTTCTGGCCATCGCCATGCGCGATGTCACCGACGTTCCTCTGGAGGAGGCGGCGCTGGAGAAGGACTTCACCCTGCTGGGCCTGGTGGGCATGATCGACGCCCCGCGCAAGGAGGCCATGGAGGCGGTCAAGAAATGCCACACCGCCGGTATCCGCGTCATAATGATCACCGGCGACCACGAGCTGACCGCTAGGGCCATTGCCGTGGAGATGGGCATCGCAAAACCGGGCAAGGACAAGGTCATCAACGGCCAGATGCTGGAGACGGCCTCGGACCAGGAGCTGACCGAGCTGCTCAAGGAGGTCAACGTCTTCGCCCGCGTCGCTCCCGAGCATAAGGTCCGCATCGTAGAGATGCTGCAGAACCAGGGTCAGATAGTGGCCATGACCGGGGACGGGGTGAATGACGCCCCGGCCCTGAAGAAGGCGGACATCGGCGTGGCCATGGGCATCACCGGGACGGACGTCTCCAAGGAGGCATCGCAGATGGTCCTCATGGACGACAACTTCGCCTCCATCGTGAACGCCGTGGAGGAGGGGCGCGGGGTCTACGACAACATCAAGAAGTTCGTGACCTTCCTGCTGGCCTGCAACTCCGGAGAGGTGACGGCCATGTTCGTCGCCAGCCTCATCTTCGTAGAGCCGCAGTTCATGCCCTTTCTTCTGCCGATTCAACTGTTGTGGATGAACCTGGTTACGGACGGGCTGCCGGCCCTGGCCCTGGGTATCGACCCCACTCCCAAGGACATCATGGAGCGCCCGCCGAACGCTCCCAATGAGCCGCCGGTCAACCGCAGCAATGCCATACGCATATTGGCCGTGGGGTCCATATTCGCCATATCGACCTTATTGGCCTTCTGGTTGGAGTATTGGGACGCCACAAACGTGCTCGGCCTGGCCGATGCGGACGCGGTCATGCACGCCCGGACCGTGGCCTTCTGTACCATCGTGTTCGCCCAGCTGTTCTACGCCTTCTCGGCGCGTTCGGCCACCAAGACCCTCTGGCGGATCGGCATCTTCACCAACACGAAGCTGGTCGCGGCGATCGAGGTTTCGGTACTGTTGCAGCTGGCGGTGGTGTATCTACCGGGACTGAGCGACGCCTTCCGCACCTCCCCCTTGGACCTGGAGGAATGGCTGATCCTGCTGCCCATGTCCCTGTGCGCCTTCGCCTTCAACGAGCTGTGGAAGGTCGTGGCCGCGCGTAAGGCCCGGAGAAGCGAATGA